A single region of the Bacteroides luhongzhouii genome encodes:
- a CDS encoding cation:proton antiporter, which translates to MDWIGLDLTFPITDPTWIFLLVLLIILFAPILLNKLRIPHIIGMILAGLAIGEHGFNILARDNSFQLFGKVGLYYIMFLAGLEMNMGDFKETRNKALVLGLLAFIVPIGIGFLANVSYLKYGVITSVLLASMYASHTLVAYPIVTRFGISRHRSVSIAVGGTAVTDTLTLLVLAVIGGLFKGETGGLFWIWLVVKVIFLGALIIYFFPRIGRWFFHRYNDNVMQFIFVLAMVFLGAGLMELVGMEGILGAFLAGLVLNRLIPHVSPLMDHLEFVGNALFIPYFLIGVGMLINLRVIFGEGDALKVAAVMITMALTGKWIACWLTQKIYKMSVLERNLMYGLSNAQAAATLAAVLVGYNIILPTGERLLNDDVLNGTVLLILVTCVVSSLITERAARKVAMDDSLSENESSKETEKILVSIANPDTIEDMVNLSLIIRDSKLKDNLLALNVINDNNNSNNLRLRSKYYLEKAETTATEANVPLKKVTRYDLNIASGIIHSVKENEITSIITGLHRKKNITDSYFGILAEHLLNGLNCEIIISKFLIPVHTIKRIVIAVPPKAEYESGFPHWMEHFCRMGSTLGCRVHFFANEKTTIRLQTWIKKRHKQTLTDFSLLEDWNDLLVLTGQVSYDHLLVIISARPGTLSYDSSFEKLPRQLGKYFSNNSLIVLYPNQSGEPLDTSFFSKLYTDTETRHYEKVGKWVYRWFKKD; encoded by the coding sequence ATGGATTGGATTGGCCTTGATTTAACATTCCCTATCACCGACCCTACATGGATATTTCTCCTTGTACTCTTGATTATATTGTTTGCTCCGATATTATTGAATAAACTACGCATCCCTCATATTATCGGTATGATCTTGGCAGGACTGGCTATTGGCGAACATGGATTTAATATTCTGGCACGAGACAACAGTTTTCAGTTATTCGGGAAAGTCGGACTCTATTACATCATGTTCCTGGCCGGACTGGAAATGAATATGGGAGATTTCAAAGAGACGCGAAACAAAGCATTAGTGCTCGGATTACTGGCTTTTATCGTTCCCATCGGGATTGGATTCTTGGCAAATGTATCTTATCTGAAATATGGTGTAATCACCTCTGTATTATTAGCCAGCATGTATGCCTCCCATACGCTCGTGGCCTATCCTATTGTTACCCGTTTCGGCATATCACGCCATCGTAGTGTAAGTATTGCCGTAGGAGGAACGGCCGTGACGGATACACTCACACTACTGGTCCTGGCTGTTATCGGCGGATTGTTCAAAGGAGAAACCGGAGGATTGTTTTGGATTTGGCTGGTAGTAAAAGTAATCTTTCTAGGGGCACTTATCATTTATTTCTTTCCGCGCATCGGTCGTTGGTTCTTTCACCGATACAATGACAACGTGATGCAATTTATTTTCGTGCTTGCAATGGTCTTTTTAGGGGCAGGGCTGATGGAGCTTGTGGGTATGGAAGGTATCTTGGGAGCCTTTCTCGCAGGGCTGGTACTTAACCGGCTCATACCACACGTCTCTCCATTGATGGATCATTTAGAGTTCGTTGGTAATGCACTTTTTATTCCTTATTTCCTTATCGGAGTGGGAATGTTAATCAACTTACGTGTTATTTTCGGAGAAGGGGATGCTTTAAAAGTTGCCGCCGTGATGATAACCATGGCGCTGACTGGTAAATGGATTGCTTGCTGGCTCACACAAAAAATATACAAGATGTCTGTTCTTGAACGAAATCTGATGTATGGTTTGAGTAATGCACAGGCGGCGGCCACATTGGCGGCTGTGTTAGTTGGCTATAACATTATTCTGCCCACCGGTGAACGTTTATTGAATGATGATGTACTGAACGGAACAGTCTTGCTTATTCTGGTTACTTGCGTAGTGAGTTCACTGATTACCGAACGGGCAGCCAGAAAAGTGGCAATGGATGACTCACTATCGGAAAATGAATCTTCAAAAGAAACAGAGAAGATTTTAGTATCCATAGCCAACCCGGACACTATCGAGGACATGGTGAATCTGTCTCTAATCATACGTGATTCTAAATTGAAAGATAATTTACTGGCCCTCAATGTAATCAACGACAATAATAATTCCAATAATCTACGACTTCGAAGCAAATATTACCTGGAAAAAGCGGAAACGACAGCAACAGAAGCAAATGTACCACTAAAGAAAGTCACACGGTATGATTTGAATATAGCTTCCGGCATTATACATTCAGTCAAAGAAAATGAGATTACAAGTATTATCACCGGTCTGCATCGTAAGAAAAATATCACAGACTCATACTTTGGAATACTTGCCGAGCACTTATTGAATGGATTAAACTGTGAGATAATTATCTCTAAGTTTCTAATACCAGTCCATACAATCAAACGAATTGTCATTGCCGTCCCTCCTAAAGCCGAATACGAATCCGGTTTTCCTCATTGGATGGAACATTTCTGTCGAATGGGAAGTACCCTCGGATGCCGGGTACATTTCTTTGCCAATGAAAAAACGACCATACGCCTGCAAACGTGGATAAAGAAACGGCATAAACAGACACTTACCGATTTCTCCCTTTTAGAAGACTGGAATGACTTGCTGGTATTAACAGGACAAGTAAGCTACGACCATTTATTAGTTATTATCAGTGCACGACCGGGAACTCTCTCTTACGACAGTTCTTTTGAGAAACTACCGAGACAGCTTGGGAAATACTTCTCCAACAATAGCTTAATCGTATTATATCCGAACCAATCGGGAGAACCATTAGATACGTCGTTCTTCTCTAAACTATATACTGATACCGAAACCCGGCATTACGAGAAGGTGGGTAAATGGGTTTACAGGTGGTTTAAGAAAGACTGA